Proteins from a single region of Candidatus Woesearchaeota archaeon:
- a CDS encoding DnaJ domain-containing protein codes for MTLIKTKGHEFNLSPIRDSYDRRAIQFKNSIIAALKKIGVTENDVDIDVQPNARMAGQASARWYAEGYLMQYSHQSQPKYAENLAVVLKVIEKEVALLLEGVKPFEDFISTFTEKKDIDKTRKEAREVLGVEPNCIDFEIITKKYKALAKQYHPDAPTGDTEMFKKISNAFNALKRELQ; via the coding sequence ATGACATTAATCAAAACCAAAGGACATGAATTTAATCTATCTCCAATTCGCGATTCGTATGATCGTCGTGCTATCCAATTTAAAAACAGTATTATTGCTGCACTCAAAAAAATCGGCGTTACCGAAAACGATGTTGACATAGACGTGCAACCTAATGCTCGAATGGCAGGTCAAGCATCTGCCCGTTGGTATGCTGAAGGATATTTAATGCAATATAGTCATCAATCTCAACCAAAATACGCTGAAAATCTCGCCGTTGTGCTCAAAGTTATTGAAAAAGAAGTAGCTCTTCTTCTAGAAGGTGTTAAACCATTTGAAGATTTCATTTCTACATTCACCGAGAAAAAAGACATTGATAAAACCCGCAAAGAAGCGCGTGAAGTTTTAGGCGTTGAACCAAACTGCATTGACTTTGAGATTATTACTAAAAAATACAAAGCTCTTGCTAAACAGTATCACCCCGATGCCCCTACGGGAGACACTGAAATGTTTAAGAAAATTAGTAATGCGTTTAATGCGCTTAAACGAGAATTGCAATAA
- a CDS encoding NUDIX hydrolase, producing MVALEYCADVIALYQDKIVCIERLNYPSGYALPGGRREYLSGLSGLKLKLESVEECALREFRKETGLELVITGELGIYDSPDRDPRGPKISTAVYGSASGSIKDEAGKTRVMLLGLDEIKIEKNKFVFDHYQIMQDYMRLTSTNKS from the coding sequence ATGGTTGCTCTTGAATATTGCGCAGATGTGATCGCTTTGTACCAAGATAAAATTGTATGCATAGAGAGACTCAACTATCCTTCAGGTTATGCGTTACCCGGAGGAAGACGGGAGTATCTTTCAGGATTATCTGGACTGAAACTAAAATTAGAATCTGTTGAAGAGTGCGCGCTTCGTGAATTTAGAAAAGAAACTGGTCTTGAGCTAGTTATAACAGGAGAATTAGGGATATACGATTCTCCAGATAGAGACCCGCGTGGACCAAAGATTTCAACAGCAGTATATGGGTCTGCAAGTGGTAGTATCAAAGATGAAGCAGGTAAAACAAGAGTAATGCTATTAGGTTTAGATGAAATCAAGATAGAAAAAAATAAATTTGTGTTCGACCATTATCAGATTATGCAAGACTACATGCGATTAACTTCAACAAATAAGTCATAG
- a CDS encoding ABC transporter ATP-binding protein, whose product MRERHVLEKIFTIVPEIKTGILKGFSIAFFYESVKFVPVIFLREIVDHLTTDATDTSRLILFFSGIVTSYIILGVIDYFAKNAEWEWGLTYETLILKRIKKKLLELHLGFHEQYNTGSQVSKIVKGSQKLSELVWFTFNEFIPTLMQMFLTVLLLFYVKWEIGLIFMVFTPILIFITIYASQKVQPFRKQYHRDFEDATGELGESLFNITTVKDYGQEHRQLSTFNKLLDSYFDNGIKRQVHSQRYLFGRDMIITFGRGATLGVAMWMVLKGSISTGTVVLVYTLTERAFLSTFRIGRLYNYLEDAVESIDRLVGIYEQKPAIANVTKAQQVTRVEGQVHFDKVSFSYAEGEQVLHDISLMIKPKQVVALVGRSGSGKTTLVRLLLRHYDVTKGAIKIDDTDLRNLSIEEYKKNIAIVSQNVEIFNKTIQENIAFAKPTASLKEVIAAAKKAHAHEFIAGFPKGYDTVVGEKGIRLSGGQKQRVSIARALLKNPEIYIFDEATSSLDSESERAIQKSIFSIAGKKTTIIIAHRLSTIRHADMIIVMDAGRIVEKGTYAELLKKKGAFARMVSMQNVAELRE is encoded by the coding sequence ATGCGTGAGAGACATGTTTTAGAAAAGATCTTTACGATTGTTCCGGAAATCAAGACAGGAATTCTCAAAGGGTTTAGTATTGCATTTTTCTATGAGTCAGTAAAATTTGTTCCGGTTATTTTTCTTCGAGAAATTGTGGATCATCTTACAACAGATGCTACAGATACAAGCAGATTGATCTTATTTTTTAGTGGTATAGTGACCTCTTATATTATTTTAGGAGTCATTGATTATTTTGCCAAGAATGCAGAGTGGGAATGGGGATTAACATATGAAACACTGATTCTTAAACGTATTAAGAAAAAGCTATTGGAACTACATCTTGGGTTTCATGAACAATATAATACGGGCTCGCAGGTATCAAAAATTGTCAAAGGAAGCCAGAAACTCTCGGAATTAGTGTGGTTTACGTTTAATGAGTTTATTCCTACACTCATGCAGATGTTTTTAACGGTACTATTGCTTTTTTATGTTAAGTGGGAAATTGGATTAATTTTTATGGTGTTTACACCCATTTTAATTTTTATTACGATTTATGCGTCGCAAAAAGTACAACCGTTTCGAAAGCAGTATCACCGTGACTTTGAGGATGCGACGGGAGAATTAGGAGAAAGTCTGTTTAATATTACCACGGTGAAAGATTATGGACAAGAACATCGTCAGCTCTCAACATTTAACAAATTATTAGATAGCTATTTTGATAATGGGATTAAACGTCAAGTCCATTCACAGAGATATCTTTTTGGAAGGGATATGATTATTACTTTCGGTCGCGGGGCAACTTTAGGAGTTGCCATGTGGATGGTTTTAAAGGGAAGCATTAGTACAGGAACAGTAGTGTTAGTATATACTCTTACAGAGAGAGCATTTCTCTCCACATTTCGTATTGGTCGATTGTATAATTATTTAGAAGATGCAGTCGAATCTATTGATAGATTAGTAGGAATTTATGAACAAAAACCGGCGATTGCAAATGTCACGAAAGCACAACAAGTGACACGTGTGGAAGGTCAAGTTCATTTTGATAAAGTATCTTTCTCGTATGCTGAAGGAGAGCAAGTTCTTCATGATATTTCTTTAATGATTAAACCTAAGCAGGTTGTCGCATTAGTCGGTCGATCAGGATCAGGTAAGACTACCTTAGTGCGATTGTTATTACGACATTATGATGTGACAAAGGGCGCAATTAAAATTGATGATACAGATTTGCGAAATCTTTCTATTGAAGAGTATAAAAAAAATATCGCGATAGTTTCACAAAATGTAGAAATTTTTAATAAAACCATTCAAGAAAATATTGCATTTGCTAAACCTACTGCGTCGCTTAAAGAGGTTATTGCAGCTGCTAAGAAAGCTCATGCTCATGAATTTATTGCAGGATTTCCCAAAGGTTATGATACTGTTGTTGGAGAGAAAGGGATTCGTTTGTCTGGTGGTCAAAAACAACGCGTGTCGATTGCTCGCGCATTGTTGAAAAATCCAGAGATTTATATTTTTGATGAGGCAACATCCTCACTTGATTCGGAGTCGGAGAGAGCCATTCAGAAATCGATCTTTTCTATTGCTGGAAAGAAGACAACGATTATCATTGCCCACCGATTATCCACTATTAGACATGCCGATATGATTATCGTTATGGATGCTGGCAGGATTGTTGAGAAAGGAACGTATGCAGAGTTATTAAAAAAGAAAGGCGCGTTTGCTCGGATGGTATCGATGCAAAATGTGGCAGAGTTAAGGGAGTAG
- a CDS encoding NUDIX hydrolase, translating into MVQYEHARVAVDPVIITIHQNQLKVFLVKREKEPFKGKYELPGGLLQPTEKAEDTVIRKLRELTSYKNPILTQFHTFTDPERDVRERTISIGFICLLEQSTIPNITEFHLIKNLPSLAFDHKEMIQKALEFLKLNISPALLKHILPPFFALNSLQLVYELIEQQSYDNRNFRKRMIAAEIVEETDKIETDVSHRPAKLFRFKV; encoded by the coding sequence ATGGTTCAATACGAACACGCACGAGTAGCAGTTGATCCTGTAATAATTACGATTCATCAAAATCAGCTTAAAGTATTTCTTGTAAAACGTGAAAAAGAACCTTTTAAAGGAAAGTATGAACTTCCAGGCGGACTTTTACAACCAACAGAGAAAGCTGAAGATACAGTTATTCGAAAATTGCGCGAACTAACTAGCTATAAAAATCCAATATTAACACAATTTCATACATTTACCGATCCTGAACGTGATGTGCGTGAGCGTACAATTTCCATTGGTTTTATTTGTCTTCTTGAACAAAGCACTATTCCTAATATTACTGAATTTCATCTAATAAAAAATTTGCCTTCTTTAGCGTTTGATCACAAAGAGATGATTCAAAAAGCTTTGGAATTTCTCAAATTAAATATTTCTCCCGCACTCCTAAAACACATTCTTCCTCCTTTTTTTGCTCTTAATTCTCTTCAGCTAGTTTATGAACTTATTGAACAGCAATCATATGATAATAGGAATTTTCGAAAGAGAATGATTGCAGCTGAAATTGTAGAAGAAACAGATAAAATAGAAACTGACGTGTCACACCGTCCTGCGAAGTTATTTCGATTTAAAGTGTAA
- a CDS encoding RNA-binding S4 domain-containing protein: MSQYIELNDFLKINNVASTGGQVKIIIRSGVVKLNGVIETQNRKKLVVGDKITVENKIFIVDQSVVREHP, translated from the coding sequence ATGTCTCAATACATTGAGCTCAATGACTTCCTAAAGATCAACAATGTTGCATCAACAGGAGGACAAGTGAAAATCATCATCCGCTCTGGCGTTGTTAAACTCAATGGTGTTATTGAAACGCAAAATCGCAAAAAACTCGTTGTTGGCGATAAAATTACAGTTGAGAACAAAATATTCATCGTCGACCAAAGTGTCGTACGAGAACACCCATAG
- a CDS encoding DUF814 domain-containing protein → MQMEFDLQKSVDENAGIYFDLAKKSKKKILGAQAIILDTQKKLEKLRTEEAKFFAEEEKKQSKVVRKKEWYEKFHWFFSSENFLCIGGKDATTNEIIIKKHLDKEDIVLHTEAPGSPFFVVKNGQQAGEKTIQETAQAVAVFSKAWKLGLGAAEVFSVKPDQVSKEAKPGEYMSKGSFMIYGKREFYHPKMEYAIGNVEGQVVGGPVQAVAAKTDKYVVLVSGKEKKSDTGKKIKNKLGLTDLDEIMSFVPSGGAEIRK, encoded by the coding sequence ATGCAAATGGAATTCGACCTGCAGAAATCTGTAGATGAAAATGCAGGAATTTATTTTGATCTCGCGAAAAAATCAAAGAAGAAGATTTTAGGCGCACAAGCAATCATCCTAGATACGCAGAAAAAATTGGAGAAATTACGAACTGAAGAAGCGAAATTCTTTGCAGAAGAAGAGAAAAAACAATCCAAAGTTGTGCGCAAGAAAGAATGGTATGAGAAATTTCATTGGTTTTTTTCTTCAGAGAATTTTTTGTGTATTGGTGGTAAGGATGCAACCACTAATGAGATTATCATTAAGAAACATCTTGATAAAGAAGACATAGTACTTCATACGGAAGCACCAGGATCTCCATTTTTTGTAGTTAAGAATGGACAACAGGCAGGCGAGAAGACAATTCAAGAGACAGCGCAAGCGGTTGCCGTTTTCTCGAAAGCGTGGAAATTAGGATTAGGTGCTGCAGAGGTGTTTAGTGTTAAACCTGATCAGGTAAGTAAAGAGGCAAAACCCGGAGAATATATGAGTAAAGGAAGCTTTATGATCTATGGAAAGCGTGAATTTTACCATCCTAAAATGGAGTATGCGATAGGTAATGTAGAGGGACAGGTTGTTGGCGGTCCGGTGCAAGCAGTTGCCGCAAAAACAGACAAGTATGTAGTTTTGGTTTCAGGTAAAGAGAAGAAAAGTGATACTGGAAAAAAAATTAAGAATAAATTAGGGCTGACAGATTTAGATGAGATTATGAGCTTTGTGCCAAGCGGTGGGGCCGAGATTCGAAAGTAA